From Brassica oleracea var. oleracea cultivar TO1000 chromosome C3, BOL, whole genome shotgun sequence, a single genomic window includes:
- the LOC106330708 gene encoding uncharacterized protein LOC106330708: MAALSRFISRISNKAHDFFGTLKNPKDFQWTEECESALHELKAYLTTPTLLSKPLLGEVLLLYLEVSEHALSAVLVREEGSKQLPIYYVLADFVAEFSLALLPALEQEVRLRGETKEEGEWILHADGSRNIRGAGVGIVFISPTGNTASRAVRCNFKATNNESEYEALIAGLTLAHQMGAENIQVFGDS, from the exons ATGGCGGCCCTGAGCAGGTTCATCTCCAGAATCTCCAACAAAGCTCATGACTTCTTCGGAACCCTCAAAAATCCAAAGGACTTCCAGTGGACGGAAGAATGCGAATCCGCCCTCCATGAGCTAAAGGCGTATCTCACCACTCCTACTCTCCTATCTAAGCCACTACTCGGTGAGGTCCTGCTACTATATCTAGAAGTCTCCGAACACGCCTTGAGCGCCGTCCTAGTCCGCGAGGAGGGAAGCAAGCAGCTACCTATCTATTAC GTCCTAGCGGACTTCGTGGCCGAATTCTCCCTTGCCTTACTTCCAGCTTTGGAGCAAGAAGTACGCCTCCGAGGCGAAACCAAGGAAGAGGGAGAATGGATCCTGCACGCTGATGGATCTAGAAACATCAGAGGGGCTGGAGTGGGAATAGTGTTTATCTCGCCGACAGGGAATACGGCCTCAAGGGCCGTGAGATGCAACTTCAAAGCGACAAACAACGAAAGCGAGTACGAAGCTCTAATCGCAGGACTAACTCTCGCCCACCAAATGGGGGCAGAAAACATCCAGGTCTTCGGCGACTCCTAG